A window of the Eleutherodactylus coqui strain aEleCoq1 chromosome 8, aEleCoq1.hap1, whole genome shotgun sequence genome harbors these coding sequences:
- the LOC136577251 gene encoding olfactory receptor 5AR1-like, producing the protein MHLKNETILREFVLLGLSSDPKTQVALFILFTSVYTIILIGNFLIIVLVLTDANLHTPMYFFLSTLSFLDLCYSTSTLPRMLRDLLSVNKVISYGECAAQMYIALSLGESECVLLVVMAYDRYVAICCPLHYTTIMSKMVCIRLAVGTWMSGFLLSISHVVLTFNTNTCGHNVINHFICDVPEVLSLGCENIILVELIFYIVGIIILLTPVTFIVISYVNIILSILKIASSSGRRKAFSTCSSHMMVVVIFYGSAMASYMKPRSSSLPGTDKVIAVFYAIVTPMLNPMIYTLRNNDVKDAFVKLITK; encoded by the coding sequence atgcaTTTGAAAAATGAGACAATACTCCGAGAATTTGTTCTTCTTGGACTTTCCAGTGACCCAAAGACACAAGTTGCACTTTTCATTCTCTTTACATCAGTGTATACAATTATTTTGATTGGGAACTTTCTCATCATTGTTCTAGTCCTGACAGATGCCAACCTTCACACTCCTATGTATTTCTTCCTTTCTACCCTGTCTTTTCTGGATCTTTGTTACTCTACTTCTACTCTACCGAGAATGTTGAGGGATTTATTGTCAGTAAATAAAGTTATCTCTTATGGTGAATGTGCAGCACAAATGTACATTGCACTGTCTTTAGGTGAAAGTGAATGTGTTCTACTCGTTGTTATGGCCTATGATCGTTATGTGGCTATATGTTGTCCACTGCATTACACCACCATTATGAGTAAGATGGTCTGTATTAGACTGGCAGTTGGTACATGGATGAGTGGATTCCTTCTGTCTATTTCGCACGTAGTTCTCACATTTAATACTAACACGTGTGGACACAATGTAATAAATCACTTTATATGTGACGTGCCAGAAGTATTGTCACTGGGGTGTGAGAACATTATACTAGTGGAATTAATCTTTTATATTGTTGGCATAATTATTCTCCTGACTCCTGTAACCTTTATTGTAATATCTTATGTTAATATCATTCTAAGTATCTTGAAAATTGCATCATCATCCGGACGGAGGAAGGCTTTTTCCACATGTAGCTCTCATATGATGGTTGTGGTAATCTTTTATGGATCAGCAATGGCTTCCTACATGAAACCTAGATCGAGTTCTCTCCCTGGCACTGATAAAGTGATTGCTGTATTTTATGCAATTGTCACACCGATGTTAAATCCCATGATTTATACCCTGAGAAACAATGATGTGAAAGATGCATTTGTAAAATTGATTACAAAATGA